The Sporichthyaceae bacterium genomic sequence GTTGTCCGGGGGGAAGATCTCGCAGAAGGTCACCGGGGTGGGCAGCTCCGCGACGTCGCGCACGTAGGTGTCGTCCACACCGAACCGGCGCAGCTCGCGACGCACATAGCGGCCGAACGGATCGGTGCCCACCCCGGACACCAGCCCGACCCGGTGCCCGTGCCTGGCCGCGGCCACCGCCACGTTGCAGGCACTACCGCCCAGGTGCTTGCCGAAGGAGGTGACGTCCTCCAGGCCGACGCCGATTTGTTGCGGGTACACATCGACCCCCATCCGACCCATGGCGAGCAGATCGAACGGGGCAATGTCCCCGGCCATGGGGCTAAGCCGCGCCCAGTTGCGCGCGCGCGGCCCCGGTCAGGTGCGCCAGGCTCGCCTCGACGTCGACGCGGATCGCCGCGGCCGTTGCGGCCACCCCGTTGCGGTCCGGCACCAGCACTCGATCCTGCTCGAGCACGTACCAACCGTCGTAGCCGACATCCTCCAGCTCGCTGACCACCTCCGCGACCCGCGCGCCGCCCATGCCCAGCGGCCGGTACATACCGGCTTTCACCCCGTCGGTGTAGCTCAGCACACCGCTGCGCACCCGCGCCGCGATCGCCGGATCAACGTCCTTCAGGTGCACGTGCGCGACGCGGTCGGCGGCCAGCCGGGCGACGGCCAGCGGGTCCACCCCACCCACCATCAGGTGCCCGGTGTCCAGGCACAGCGGGATGCCGCAGCCGTCCAGCACGACGTCCAGGTCGCGGTCCCGCTCGACCAGCGTGCCCACGTGCGGGTGCAGCGCCGGGCGCAGCCCGCGCAGCACCGCGGCGCCGGCCAGCCGGTCCAGGTTGCGGCACAGCGTGCGCCACCCGGCCGCGTCCAGTTCGGTGCGCCCGTCATAGCCGTCCTTGCCGTTCACCGCGGCGAACACCACGGTGTCCGCGCCCGCGGCGGCGAACTCCTCGAACAGCGTGCCGATCTCGGACAGCGGGTCCCGATCCGCGTCGTGCGCGACCA encodes the following:
- a CDS encoding TIM barrel protein, translating into MTRPLAQRLAGAPISWGVCEVPGWGPQLPPPLVLQEMAAAGLCATEFGPDGFLPSAGVARRQVLAQFGLRAVGGFVPVVAHDADRDPLSEIGTLFEEFAAAGADTVVFAAVNGKDGYDGRTELDAAGWRTLCRNLDRLAGAAVLRGLRPALHPHVGTLVERDRDLDVVLDGCGIPLCLDTGHLMVGGVDPLAVARLAADRVAHVHLKDVDPAIAARVRSGVLSYTDGVKAGMYRPLGMGGARVAEVVSELEDVGYDGWYVLEQDRVLVPDRNGVAATAAAIRVDVEASLAHLTGAARAQLGAA